Part of the Candidatus Saccharibacteria bacterium genome, TTAATTCCAGCCGCTGTGATTGGCTAGATCTAAGTAGTTTTTTAGCAAGTTCGATAGAATCATCGCCTTGGTCTTCACGGAGCGATTCATAGGCTAGTCTGGGCTTACAGGACGTTTCATAATATAGCTTGGTAGCTTGTGGACGCTCAACACCAAGTTCACGTATAAGCCACTCTTCGAACTGGTCTTTCGAGGCTGTATAAAAATCGATTATCTGCGAACGCGAGCGTACTGTAGGCAGTAGACGATTTACATTCTGAGCCAGCAACATAGTATGCGTATTTGGTGGTGATTCTTCGAGCGTCTTTAAAAATGCATTCTGAGCTTCGGTGGTCATTTTCTCGGCTTCATTGATAATAATGTAGCGCTTTTTATTGCTGCTTAATTTAATAATTTTCTCAAGGTCTTTAATTTCACCTATACCAATACTTGGGTCGTCGGTGTCGACTAGTAACAGTCTTTCGAAATTCAATGATTCAATTTGTTGAGCTGACTCGTTCTCAAGAAATTTAATTACTTCAAGCGCTGCGTAACGTTTACCCAGCCCGTCACTACCGGCAAAAATCACCACTTGGGGCAGATTGCTTTGGATACTTGCTAAATTACTACGTGTTTTTGGATGAATAAAAATACTCATATCGTAAAGCTTTCCGGTATTTTACTTTCAAATGTTCTGTGGTCGCCGTGGTGGATCGCAATGCTTAGTTTATGCGCGTGCAGCAGAAGCCTATCCGACTCCTTACCGTATAGCCTATCCCCCACTATTGGGGCGTGTAAATGTTTTAAATGTACCCTCAATTGATGAGTTCGCCCAGTTTTTGGTAATAGACGAACCAAAGTCTTACCATTACGCGTTTGCATCACCCTGACAGTCGTCTGAGCTGGCTTACCATTTGGGTCAACCACGAACCTGCCCGGATTTTTAATGGACCGGCGAATTGCTGCGTCGATTAAAAAATCGTTGTCTTTAAACACACCTTCGCATACCGCAACATACTCTTTTTGGACGGTTCTATTTTGAAATTGTTTCTGCAAGTACGTTTTAGTGTCGTTGTTCTTCGCCAAAATCATAACCCCAGAGGTGTCTCTGTCTAGTCGGTGCACTACGCCTGGTCGGTTGGTATCGTCGCTCGGTAGTTTATCCCGAAACACATCTACTACAGTTTGTTCTGTATGTAAGCCGCCCTTGGAGTGAACAAGTACCCCCGCTGGCTTGTCGATAACCAATACATCCTCGTCCTCATAAATAATAGATATTTCTGGTGCAGATTCTTGTTTTTTTGGAATACTAAAGGTTATGACATCGCCAGCTTGTATTTCGTATTTGGCCTTTATAAGCTGCTCATTAACCATTACGTTGCCCGAGTCAATAAGTTTGCGCCAACTACTGCGCGACAGCTGTGACTGCTCTGCTGCTAGATAGGCATCTATTCTGAGTGGGGTCTGGTCGTCGCTTACAACTATTTTTGTCATTTGGAACGCAAACCAACAGCTTGCTGAACTCGGAGCAGTGTTGTATTTGCTTGTTTTTTTAGTGCAGCTTCGCTTTCTTCTAGTTTAGCTATTACAGTATCATCGCTGGTTGCAGCAAGATTACCTTGAAAGTCGGCCAAGAAGTGTTTTACTGCCTTCGCTACCGCTTGCTTAAGGTCGCCGTACCGTTCTTTACCAGTCCATTCAGTTGTTACGTCATATTGTGTTCTGTTTTCGAGTAAGGCAAGTATTTGCAGTAGGTTTGTAATACCCGGTTGTTTGTCCCAGTCGAAATTAATAACACCAATACTATCGGTCTCGGCGGACATAATTTTTTTAGCTGCTGCCTCCGGATCGTCGCTCAGTTTTATAG contains:
- a CDS encoding RluA family pseudouridine synthase; this encodes MTKIVVSDDQTPLRIDAYLAAEQSQLSRSSWRKLIDSGNVMVNEQLIKAKYEIQAGDVITFSIPKKQESAPEISIIYEDEDVLVIDKPAGVLVHSKGGLHTEQTVVDVFRDKLPSDDTNRPGVVHRLDRDTSGVMILAKNNDTKTYLQKQFQNRTVQKEYVAVCEGVFKDNDFLIDAAIRRSIKNPGRFVVDPNGKPAQTTVRVMQTRNGKTLVRLLPKTGRTHQLRVHLKHLHAPIVGDRLYGKESDRLLLHAHKLSIAIHHGDHRTFESKIPESFTI